A single Cannabis sativa cultivar Pink pepper isolate KNU-18-1 chromosome 7, ASM2916894v1, whole genome shotgun sequence DNA region contains:
- the LOC133029220 gene encoding uncharacterized protein LOC133029220 encodes MDIATQVSLILNSLTPAFLPYTSNYVMNKKEIDFHELVNDLQTYENLIGGPKKKGSKPHNPGNGNGTIKPEANVASASKPKSKKKWKNTKKRTKVMKKAAPSGDATLKGKCFHCNEKGHWKPQCPKLLAKKQGQAT; translated from the exons atggacattgctactcaagtaagtcttatcttgaatagcctgactccagcatttctaccatatacatcaaattatgtcatgaataagaaggaaattgactttcatgaattagtcaatgaccttcaaacttatgaaaatttgattggaggacccaagaagaaagggagtaaacctcataatcctggtaatggtaatgggacgataaaacctgaagcaaatgttgcctctgcttcaaagcccaaatcgaagaagaagtggaagaacaccaagaagcgaacaaaagtcatgaaaaaggctgctccttctggtgatgctacacttaaaggaaagtgtttccactgcaatgaaaaaggtcattggaaaccccagtgtcctaaacttcttgcaaagaaacaag gccaagctacttga